A genomic region of Fusarium oxysporum f. sp. lycopersici 4287 supercont2.30 genomic scaffold, whole genome shotgun sequence contains the following coding sequences:
- a CDS encoding uncharacterized protein (At least one base has a quality score < 10) — MVAFVFITSTGRPGQAESEVDRHGIRRHTMRSMAIARRAKGDYGQHNRRQLPLFLEPTASKVKENTSLQQELFNSALEVAHMVPSPLSAQGYELAKLTPTRLQKLAQLRHPSWLDFVPARYAESGLLQAAVDCTLARAHRSLHPDSGISETAVVKLYLKALSQLQEALGDKLERRWARADVLCAIKILAFYEFLQFSQSAQWLHHITGAQKLMRLRGPENYSTDFEQQMLMSQTGTIFHESMSIGEDCFLEELKWKALLSSIATVERPTNIIKSLDCHPVLSSLWIHASPAARLFRQTSVCVNGTGANDPGTILQLILEAYQTCQNLLTWREDFVKFAAELQPDRHSSRLRELLGVSFAVQIVLNRLIIALQPRAAAARTFENETQAFADRIIVLCHEATEESLPISNMLLAEKIVIANATKESEDDWMWAVSGETYSTCQGIQCIPATIFEQWYIALGSRDVD; from the exons ATGGTTGCGttcgtcttcatcacctCAACTGGGCGGCCAGGCCAAGCGGAGTCAGAAGTGGATAGACATGGGATTCGACGCCACACTATGCGCAGTATGGCAATCGCTCGGCGAGCGAAGGGTGACTATGGACAACATAATCGGCGACAacttcctctcttcctcgaGCCTACTGCAAGTAAGGTGAAAGAAAATACATCTCTCCAGCAAGAACTGTTCAATTCGGCACTAGAGGTCGCCCATATGGTACCCTCGCCTCTTTCGGCACAAGGTTATGAGCTCGCAAAACTCAC ACCCACGAGACTGCAAAAATTGGCCCAATTGCGCCATCCTTCGTGGCTGGACTTCGTCCCTGCACGGTATGCGGAAAGCGGATTGCTCCAAGCCGCCGTCGACTGTACTTTAGCTCGAGCGCACCGCTCGCTACATCCGGATTCGGGGATCTCAGAAACTGCAGTGGTCAAGCTCTACCTGAAAGCCCTGTCTCAGCTCCAGGAAGCGTTAGGGGATAAGCTGGAGAGACGATGGGCGCGTGCAGATGTGCTATGTGCGATTAAAATACTCGCGTTTTATGAG TTTCTGCAATTCTCCCAGTCAGCACAGTGGCTCCACCATATTACTGGTGCGCAAAAGTTGATGAGACTTCGAGGTCCGGAAAATTATTCAACAGATTTCGAGCAGCAGATGTTGATGTCTCAAACGGGCACAATA TTTCACGAATCTATGTCTATCGGCGAAGACTGTTTCCTCGAGGAGCTAAAGTGGAAAGCACTTCTGTCATCAATCGCCACTGTTGAGAGACCGACGAACATAATAAAGAGTCTTGATTGCCACCCCGTGCTCTCCTCTCTTTGGATACACGCAAGCCCAGCTGCTCGTCTCTTTAGGCAGACAAGTGTTTGTGTCAATGGTACCGGAGCTAATGACCCAGGAACGATTCTACAATTGATCCTTGAAGCGTATCAGACATGCCAAAATCTTCTTACATGGCGTGAAGATTTTGTCAAATTTGCCGCTGAGCTACAGCCCGACCGGCACAGTTCCAGACTCCGCGAGCTCCTCGGGGTATCCTTTGCCGTCCAAATCGTGCTAAATCGGTTAATTATAGCACTACAGCCTCGTGCAGCAGCAGCTAGAACGTTTGAAAACGAGACACAAGCATTCGCAGATCGAATTATTGTGCTCTGCCACGAGGCAACGGAAGAATCCTTACCTATATCTAATATGCTCTTGGCTGAGAAGATTGTTATTGCAAACGCAACGAAAGAGAGTGAAGATGATTGGATGTGGGCTGTTTCAGGAGAAACATATAGTACTTGTCAAGGGATTCAATGTATACCTGCAACTATCTTCGAACAGTGGTACATTGCTCTAGGCAGTCGGGATGTGGACTAA